The DNA segment CCAGTACTTCAATTTCAAATTCATATTTGCGGGTAATGAATTGCTTTTTACTCAGTGGCTGCAAAGGGTAGAGCCTGTAGCCAGACTGTGTATCGGGGGCTTTTATACCTGTTTCTACCCTAAACCAGAAGCTGGAAAATTTATTGCCAAAACTGCTTTTACCAGGTACAAAATCCTGGTTCATATTTCTTGAGCCGATGATGATTGCCTGCTTTTCCGTTCCCAGTTTTTCAAGAAATACAGGCAGGTCTTTGGCAAAATGCTGCCCGTCCGAATCAATGGTTATGGCATACAGGTAACCCAATGCAACGGCCCGCTTAAATCCCTGGCGCAGTGCCCAGCCTTTCCCCATGTTCTTTTGGTAACCAACAACATCCAGCCGGGTAAATGCTGCAAGTATGGTGGCTGTATCATCAGCAGAACCATCGTTTACCACAATAATATTTGTTGTGTAAGCTGCTACGTCTGTAATAACTGCCGCCAGTGTTTTTGCGTTGTTATAAGTTGGTATAATTACGCAAACTTTATGTTCGTCAAACTGCTGCTGATATGTGGCTGGATAAGTCATTTAAAAATTGCTGCAAATGTAGTCAGTTTTGAAAACGGGTTTATAAAGTTTGCGCCGCAATACACCTGCACATATGGCTTACTTTGGTTATAAGTAACGTTTGCCATAGCTGTTTTGTTGACGCCTGTTGCTAAAAATGGAGCAGCAGTTAGTGCAGGCCGTATGCCTGTTCTCATGTTTGCGGCAGCCATAACCCGTTGTATTATTTTGTTGCCAGGCAGCAGACCATGCATGAGGCGTCCCTTGCGTCGCACTCTTGTACTGATGAATAAACAGCAGCAAAGCGAAGACCTGTGCGAAGCCTGGAAAGACAGATTCAAAAACACTTTATGCAAAGCGCTTCGTTGTTGCCCCATGTTCCCAAACGTACAAGTGAGTGACACAACAGGCGATGATAGCAGCAATACAGCCAGGGCCAAAAAATTATTTATACAACAGTAAACAAAAAACCATAAGCGTGTGCTTATGGCTTTTTTATAGCGTAGCTGTTGCACTATCCAAGTTCAGGATACAATGCAAACTGTGTCATGAATTCGTTTACCTGTTTTCTTACAGCGCCAACTACGTTTGCATCGTCTGCATTCATCAATACATTATCAATAGCGTTTACAACAAACTGCATGTGTTCCGCTTTCATGCCACGGCTGGTTATTGCCGGCACACCCACACGAATACCGCTTGTTACAAATGCACTTTTATCGTCAAAAGGCACCATGTTTTTATTCGCAGTTATATCGGCCTGTACAAGTACCTGCTCGGCTTTTTTGCCACTGATGTTTTTATTACGCAGGTCAATAAGCAGTAAATGATTGTCTGTGCCGTTGCTGATAATGTTGTATTCTTTTTCCCTGAAAGCTTTGGCCATTGCCTGTGCATTTTCCACAACCTGTTTTGCATACGCTGTAAAATCGTCTGAAAGAATTTCGCCAAAAGCCACGGCCTTTGCAGCAATTACATGCTCAAGCGGCCCGCCCTGTATACCCGGGAAAACCGCCAGGTCTATCAGGCTGCTCATCATGCGTATATTGCCTTTTGGATCTTTGTGGCCCCATGGGTTTTCAAAATCCTTGCGGATCATGATAATGCCACCGCGTGGGCCGCGCAAGGTTTTATGTGTTGTGGAAGTAACAATATGGCAATGATCAAAAGGATCACTCAGCAAACCTTTTGCAATTAGCCCGGCAGGATGTGCGATATCGGCCATAACCAGTGCGCCTACTTCGTCTGCCACTTTGCGGATGCGTGCATAATCCCAGTCGCGGCTATAAGCACTTGCTCCGCAGATAATGAGTTTTGGTTTTTCTGCTCTTGCTTTTTGTTCAAGCATTTCATAATCTACCAGCCCTGTTTCTCTTACAACACCGTAAAAATGCGGCGTATATAATTTACCACTGTAGTTTACAGCAGAGCCATGTGTAAGGTGGCCGCCCATGCTAAGATCGAGACCAAGAATAGGATCGCCGGGTTGCAGGCAGGCAAGTGCTACCGCCGCATTGGCCTGCGCACCGCTGTGCGGCTGCACATTGGCGTATTCAAGTTTAAAAACCTGTTTAAGACGATCAATTGCAAGTTGTTCTGTTTGGTCAACAATTTCGCAACCGCCATAATAGCGGCGGCCGGGATAGCCTTCTGCGTATTTGTTTGTCATTACACTGCCCATTGCCTGCATTACCTGTAAGCTGGTAAAATTTTCAGAAGCAATCAGCTCAATTCCATGGCGCTGGCGTTCTAGTTCCTTGCGAATGAGGTCAAAAACCAGGTTATCTCTTTGCATGTGGTTTTAAAATTTGCGGCAAAGATAGCTGTTAGAATATTCAGTGACAAGGCAAAAGGCAAGGAGGCAGGAGGCAAGGAGTGTGGTGTACAATAAAAAAGTGGTAACCTGCAAAGATTACCACTGCGTAGTTGATATCGTTTACTTCAAATGCGCCTAAACGGATAATTGTTGAGCCCGTAACGGGTGGCCTCAAAGCGTTTTTAATTAGTTAGTCGCAATTATACTGTGTACCCAGGTAAATGGCGCTGCCGGGTGGATTGCCTCTTATGATCCGGTGGAAAAAGCAGGCTGCATTGCCCATCATAAATTCATCTGTAAAACCAGCTTCGCCATTGTCGCCATGCCCTGCATCGGGTAAGAAATTGGCTACTGCTGTTTGCCCGAACCTTGTAAGCTGCCGGTATTGGCATAGCGATCCATAAAAAGTAAGATAGCCGGGACAGTCCATAAATGTTCCCTGGTCAATCGGTATCACCATATCTTCCTGGCCCTGGAAGGTGATGGTTGGGTAAGCTCTTTCGCTATTGATAAGATTAGAGTCTACAAGCGCACCGGCCACAGCGCAGATTCCTTTTATGCCGTACGTTGTTCTGATGCGGTTGCCACTGGTAAATAAACTTCCAAAAGTGGTAAGTTCATTCGGGTAGCGCCTGCGTGCAAATCCGTCATCCATATAGGCAGCACCCAACGCTACTGTTGCAC comes from the Panacibacter microcysteis genome and includes:
- the glyA gene encoding serine hydroxymethyltransferase, whose protein sequence is MQRDNLVFDLIRKELERQRHGIELIASENFTSLQVMQAMGSVMTNKYAEGYPGRRYYGGCEIVDQTEQLAIDRLKQVFKLEYANVQPHSGAQANAAVALACLQPGDPILGLDLSMGGHLTHGSAVNYSGKLYTPHFYGVVRETGLVDYEMLEQKARAEKPKLIICGASAYSRDWDYARIRKVADEVGALVMADIAHPAGLIAKGLLSDPFDHCHIVTSTTHKTLRGPRGGIIMIRKDFENPWGHKDPKGNIRMMSSLIDLAVFPGIQGGPLEHVIAAKAVAFGEILSDDFTAYAKQVVENAQAMAKAFREKEYNIISNGTDNHLLLIDLRNKNISGKKAEQVLVQADITANKNMVPFDDKSAFVTSGIRVGVPAITSRGMKAEHMQFVVNAIDNVLMNADDANVVGAVRKQVNEFMTQFALYPELG